In a genomic window of Erigeron canadensis isolate Cc75 chromosome 5, C_canadensis_v1, whole genome shotgun sequence:
- the LOC122601932 gene encoding pathogenesis-related homeodomain protein, producing the protein MGDSSHQELIQNGSNLASIQTVSELNHDVNSNGACDEKVLGNHTSMENYNSIKGGSPIPDGLEATQGNGTNEVSTPVKRSRGRPRKTERKIVGSPRVLRSRTQEKPKSPEPVEAPLQETESKEKKRRKKVKKIKKDHNDEFSKIIRHLRYLIHRMVYEQNFIEAYAGEGWKGQSLEKLRPEKELERAKSDINRYKLKIRDLFQRIDKSCEEGRIPESLYDSEGLIDSEDIFCAKCGQTEVRLDNDIILCDGACERGFHQFCLDPPLLKEQVPPGDEGWLCPACDCKVDCFDMLNDSQGTNLSVTDSWEKVFPETATFGNRLDDNSGLPSDDSGDDDYDPDGPEIEEEADAEEDSSSDESDSSFVSEDLGAVANNDPLLGLPSDDSEDDDFNPDKVDSDKGAKAISSSSDFTSDFDDLGDINKNEVTSDEVQESVVPATEEEIPKTNMEDDDCGPITAKRCVERLDYKKLHDETYGNVSSDTSDEDFSDSEAPRRWKNANGAKGMKVNEKMEQNESTPVLITRKKLDAEGTSSSPAIKGSSDKSGSRPSYKRLGQAVTQRLYESFQENQYPDVDVRENLGKELNLTQNQVRKWFENARWSFNHHGKYSNAGKLPAEATENVIPKVVNVSSSNTKSRKRKSNVDQHDNETTPSLKEASPMDSSNQTTRRSGRVQAKKLTSVP; encoded by the exons ATGGGTGACTCGTCACATCAAGAGTTAATTCAAAATGGTAGCAACTTAGCCTCTATCCAAACTGTGTCAGAATTAAATCATGACGTAAATTCCAACGGCGCATGTGATGAAAAGGTTCTTGGGAATCACACGAGTATGGAAAATTATAATAGTATTAAAGGTGGAAGTCCCATTCCTGATGGATTGGAAGCAACTCAGGGAAATGGAACCAATGAAGTAAGTACCCCAGTTAAACGGTCGAGAGGGCGACCCAGAAAAACAGAAAGAAAGATTGTTGGGAGTCCCAGGGTGTTACGCTCGAGAACGCAAGAGAAACCTAAATCCCCTGAACCTGTTGAAGCTCCTTTACAGGAAACGGAGagcaaagaaaagaagagaaggAAGAAAGTGAAGAAGATAAAAAAGGATCATAATGATGAATTTTCAAAGATAATAAGACATCTAAGATACTTGATACATCGAATGGTCTATGAACAAAACTTCATTGAAGCTTATGCTGGCGAGGGTTGGAAAGGGCAGAG CCTAGAGAAATTAAGACCAGAGAAGGAGCTTGAACGTGCAAAGTCAGATATTAATCGTTACAAATTGAAAATAAGAGATTTATTTCAACGGATTGACAAATCATGTGAGGAAGGAAGGATTCCAGAATCTCTATATGATTCTGAAGGGCTAATTGACAGCGAGGAT ATATTCTGTGCAAAATGCGGCCAGACTGAAGTCCGGTTAGACAATGATATTATTCTGTGCGATGGTGCCTGTGAACGTGGATTCCATCAATTCTGTTTGGATCCACCTTTGTTGAAAGAACAAG TTCCTCCTGGTGATGAAGGATGGCTATGCCCTGCTTGTGATTGTAAAGTTGACTGTTTTGACATGCTTAATGACTCTCAGGGGACTAATCTTTCTGTCACTGATAGCTGGGAG AAAGTTTTCCCAGAAACTGCAACCTTTGGGAATCGACTGGATGATAATTCAGGACTTCCTTCTGATGATTCCGgagatgatgattatgatcCTGATGGCCCAGAGATAGAAGAGGAGGCCGATGCAGAGGAGGATTCAAGCTCTGATGAGTCTGATTCTTCTTTCGTGTCTGAGGATTTGGGTGCTGTAGCAAATAATGACCCGCTTTTAGGACTTCCTTCCGATGATTCAGAGGATGATGATTTTAATCCTGATAAAGTAGATTCAGATAAAGGGGCCAAGGCAATAAGTTCTAGCTCAGATTTTACATCCGATTTCGATGATCTTGGGGACATAAATAAGAATGAAGTAACATCAGATGAAGTTCAAGAGTCTGTAGTGCCTGCAACTGAAGAAGAAATACCAAAGACAAATATGGAAGATGATGATTGTGGTCCCATAACTGCAAAAAGATGTGTTGAAAGATTAGACTACAAAAAGCTGCATGAT GAAACATATGGAAATGTTTCCTCAGATACGAGTGATGAGGACTTTAGTGATTCTGAAGCCCCGAGGAGATGGAAAAATGCTAATGGAGCAAAGGGTATGAAAGTTAATGAAAAAATGGAACAAAATGAATCTACTCCTGTATTGATAACCCGTAAGAAGCTTGATGCTGAGGGCACAAGTAGTTCTCCAGCAATTAAGGGTTCTAGTGATAAAAGTGGTAGCAGACCATCATATAAAAGACTCGGGCAAGCTGTTACTCAg AGACTCTATGAATCTTTCCAGGAAAATCAGTATCCTGATGTCGATGTTAGAGAAAATTTGGGCAAAGAATTGAATCTCACTCAGAATCAG GTTAGGAAATGGTTTGAAAATGCTCGTTGGAGCTTTAATCACCATGGAAAATACAGTAACGCAGGTAAATTACCTGCAGAGGCCACAGAAAATGTAATACCAAAGGTAGTAAATGTGTCAAGCTCTAACACAAAATCTAGAAAGAGAAAATCAAATGTGGATCAGCATGACAATGAGACCACTCCTAGTTTGAAGGAAGCTTCCCCAATGGATTCATCAAATCAAACTACTCGTAGAAGCGGCAGAGTTCAGGCAAAAAAACTGACGTCTGTTCCCTAA
- the LOC122600395 gene encoding uncharacterized protein LOC122600395 isoform X2, with protein sequence MAWRGSISRTFMSTARSSSFRSSPSLPRLRPPPLSSPRLHSRRFTNPRMLGELGMAQSLLPLAGARMTSHLSFNVRAFCELSHGTFCRSCT encoded by the exons atggcATGGCGTGGTTCAATCTCAAGGACATTTATGTCCACCGCCCGATCTTCATCTTTCCGATCATCTCCTTCCCTCCCCCGCCTCCGTCCTCCGCCGCTTTCCTCCCCCCGCCTCCACTCTCGCCGCTTCACCAACCCCAG GATGTTGGGAGAATTAGGAATGGCGCAATCTTTGTTACCGCTTGCTGGAGCTAGGATGACGTCACACCTAAGCTTCAATGTCCGCGCTTTTTGCGAGCTGTCTCATGGTACCTTCTGCCGCTCTT GTACTTGA
- the LOC122600395 gene encoding uncharacterized protein LOC122600395 isoform X3, with protein sequence MAWRGSISRTFMSTARSSSFRSSPSLPRLRPPPLSSPRLHSRRFTNPRMLGELGMAQSLLPLAGARMTSHLSFNVRAFCELSHGT encoded by the exons atggcATGGCGTGGTTCAATCTCAAGGACATTTATGTCCACCGCCCGATCTTCATCTTTCCGATCATCTCCTTCCCTCCCCCGCCTCCGTCCTCCGCCGCTTTCCTCCCCCCGCCTCCACTCTCGCCGCTTCACCAACCCCAG GATGTTGGGAGAATTAGGAATGGCGCAATCTTTGTTACCGCTTGCTGGAGCTAGGATGACGTCACACCTAAGCTTCAATGTCCGCGCTTTTTGCGAGCTGTCTCATG GTACTTGA
- the LOC122600395 gene encoding uncharacterized protein LOC122600395 isoform X1, with the protein MAWRGSISRTFMSTARSSSFRSSPSLPRLRPPPLSSPRLHSRRFTNPRMLGELGMAQSLLPLAGARMTSHLSFNVRAFCELSHGTFCRSCQDR; encoded by the exons atggcATGGCGTGGTTCAATCTCAAGGACATTTATGTCCACCGCCCGATCTTCATCTTTCCGATCATCTCCTTCCCTCCCCCGCCTCCGTCCTCCGCCGCTTTCCTCCCCCCGCCTCCACTCTCGCCGCTTCACCAACCCCAG GATGTTGGGAGAATTAGGAATGGCGCAATCTTTGTTACCGCTTGCTGGAGCTAGGATGACGTCACACCTAAGCTTCAATGTCCGCGCTTTTTGCGAGCTGTCTCATGGTACCTTCTGCCGCTCTTGTCAGGATCGCTAA
- the LOC122598911 gene encoding disease resistance protein RPM1-like, whose amino-acid sequence MIKMEVKALAVGVVQKLKDTLNEQPITKNKVMMHQLKPVKKSLEKLQGFSEEIDMFQMSSNYLCVLCEVADEIEKFAFRVARQRKRFGFVANQMFLLHDLNSCRMLIRKIKKIMSKISCSPKDEAATKDQEEYHHDNDEVYSNKRELARKSSSVVWPISTIPSVPSSNKKCLVRSLTTIPHSQENLLKKKKLMLTYSYNKREANKVGFEDENGHDQCPGEVLAKYYADLCEHSKLCLLYLSLFPKNEDISVRRLIRLWLAEGFVERRCQQPFPEDLVQKLFEDLVDLGMIQITKLKSDNSPKKCRLASILQDYLSPKAQNIGLFYIHQKSECFEDATAPFGVRRMVHDMSTTRAVATNKWARKFDPSNLRSYLSFNRPHKDTAAKEVGILLNRIIKNDVCLLRVLDLEGVNNPTLPDKLGHLCNLKYLGLRRTYLDSLPESVGDLSNLETLDVKHTYVNSLPDSIWKLDNLRHLNLNNISLAMPPSSSSTLVTLWGLVLDEKIPVNEGLGMLLNLTELGIKFQLSTRSQGMLLDWIAKLVNLQSLRLISVDDKGIVSELVLKSLVTLTKLSHLNLIGKLQRLPALYEFPLNVKVLTLSISHLNNDPMETLGKLPCLIVLRLLGDSFMGKRIICHQGGFKKLEVLKFWNLPGLEEWDVEEEAMESLLQLNIRRCHKLKKIPSRLLLKTRPLKDIILEKMSDDFVSRIRTAKSMVTSLTIRPLDGNQDNTLGDSGT is encoded by the exons ATGATCAAAATGGAGGTGAAGGCATTAGCGGTGGGGGTGGTTCAAAAGCTAAAAGATACGCTAAATGAACAACCGATAACCAAAAATAAAGTAATGATGCATCAACTGAAGCCAGTCAAGAAGTCTCTTGAGAAGCTACAAGGTTTTTCAGAAGAAATAGACATGTTCCAGATGTCATCGAACTATCTTTGTGTCCTTTGTGAAGTTGCGGATGAGATTGAGAAATTTGCTTTTCGAGTTGCTAGACAGAGGAAGAGGTTTGGTTTTGTAGCAAATCAAATGTTCTTGCTTCATGATCTCAATTCTTGTCGTATGCTTATAcgaaaaatcaagaaaataatgAGCAAGATTTCTTGTTCTCCTAAAGATGAGGCTGCAACTAAGGACCAAGAAGAATATCATCATGATAATGATGAGGTCTATTCTAATAAACGTGAGTTGGCACGAAAGAGTTCCTCTGTTGTTTGGCCGATTTCAACTATCCCCAGTGTCCCAAGTTCTAACAAAAAGTGTCTGGTTCGATCACTGACTACAATCCCACATTCTCAAGAGAATTTGCtaaaaaagaagaaactaaTGCTCACCTATTCTTACAACAAAAGAGAGGCAAACAAAGTAGGTTTTGAAGACGAAAATGGTCATGATCAATGTCCTGGCGAAGTTTTGGCCAAGTATTATGCTGACTTATGTGAACACTCAAAACTTTGCCTGTTATACCTGTCTCTTTTCCCGAAAAATGAAGACATTTCAGTACGGAGGTTGATTAGGCTATGGCTTGCCGAGGGATTTGTCGAGAGAAGATGCCAACAGCCATTCCCCGAGGATTTGGTACAGAAACTATTTGAAGATTTGGTTGATCTGGGAATGATTCAGATAACCAAATTAAAGTCTGACAACAGCCCAAAAAAATGTCGTTTAGCATCTATTCTGCAAGATTACCTATCACCAAAAGCCCAGAATATCGGTCTGTTTTACATTCACCAAAAATCAGAATGTTTTGAGGATGCTACAGCCCCCTTTGGTGTACGTAGGATGGTTCACGACATGAGCACCACAAGGGCCGTTGCCACAAACAAATGGGCACGTAAATTTGATCCCTCTAACTTGAGGTCTTATCTATCTTTCAACCGCCCACACAAGGACACAGCAGCAAAAGAAGTTGGTATACTGTTGAACAGAATCATTAAAAACGATGTTTGCTTACTGAGGGTGCTTGATCTTGAGGGTGTGAACAACCCTACTCTGCCTGATAAGCTTGGCCATTTGTGTAATCTAAAGTATCTGGGACTGAGACGAACGTACTTAGACAGTCTTCCTGAGTCGGTGGGTGACCTATCAAATCTGGAAACGCTAGATGTGAAGCACACATATGTAAATAGTCTACCAGACTCTATTTGGAAGCTAGACAACCTTCGTCATCTGAATCTGAACAACATCAGTCTTGCCATGCCACCTAGCAGCTCTTCAACTCTAGTCACGTTATGGGGATTGGTTCTAGACGAGAAGATACCAGTAAATGAAGGTTTGGGGATGCTGCTGAATCTTACAGAGCTTGGTATTAAGTTCCAACTAAGTACAAGAAGCCAAGGTATGTTGCTTGACTGGATTGCAAAGTTGGTGAATCTTCAATCATTGAGGTTGATATCAGTAGATGACAAGGGTATTGTTTCGGAACTAGTTTTAAAATCACTAGTAACGTTGACAAAACTTTCTCATCTAAATCTGATTGGTAAGTTACAAAGGTTACCAGCTCTATATGAATTCCCTTTAAACGTTAAGGTTCTGACATTGTCAATCTCTCATCTAAACAATGATCCGATGGAGACACTGGGAAAACTACCTTGCTTGATCGTGTTAAGGCTTTTGGGCGACTCGTTCATGGGTAAAAGAATAATTTGTCATCAAGGAGGATTCAAAAAGCTCGAAGTTTTGAAGTTTTGGAATCTGCCCGGGTTGGAGGAATGGGATGTGGAGGAAGAGGCAATGGAGAGTCTTTTACAACTAAATATCAGACGTTGCCATAAGTTAAAGAAGATCCCTTCCCGACTACTGCTAAAAACTAGGCCCTTGAAGGATATAATACTAGAAAAAATGTCTGATGACTTTGTATCCCGAATCAGAACTGCAAAATCCATGGTCACATCTCTTACAATCAGACCCCTTGACG GAAATCAAGACAATACTTTAGGAGACAGCGGTACCTGA
- the LOC122598909 gene encoding alpha-L-fucosidase 2-like, giving the protein MEENYNKEEWIMVKPVLDKDIWKPTKKSLLYENEKRELKVVFNEEAKYWTDAAPIGNGRLGAMIWGGVTSETINLNEDTLWTGTPGNYTDPNAPTALSEVRKLVDDGKYAEATKAAIKLSGDPSAVYQLLGDINLEFDNNHIAYDAKTYQRELDVDTATLKVKYSVGEVEFTREHFASYPDQVIGIKISTSKAGSLSFTASLDSKLHHHTYAKGQNQIIMEGLCPGRRKPPTLFGENEDKPEGIKFSAILDLQTSDGAGSVTVLDEKKLKVEGCDWAVLLLAGSSSFENPFTNPSDSKREPTSECLNTLKLLKGFSYSEIYNRHVDDYQKLFNRVSLELSNSSKSTDGPSVDISTAQRVKSFKTDEDPSLIELLFQYGRYLLISCSRPGTQPANLQGIWNEKVEPAWDGAPHLNINLQMNYWPSLSCNLQECQEPLFDYLSSLAINGSKTAKVNYDVSGWVTHQISDLWAKTSPDHGEAVWALWPMGGAWLCTHVWEHYTYTMNKDFLSNKAYPLLEGCASFLLDWLIEGQGGYLETNPSTSPEHMFIAPNGEPASVSYSTTMDMAIIKEVFNAIVSAAEVLGKSSSDLIQRVLKAQPRIPPTKIARDGSILEWAQDFKDPEVHHRHVSHLFGLYPGHTITVEKNPDLCKAADFTLVKRGEEGPGWSTTWKAALWARLHDSEHAYRMVKHLFDLVDPDQESNFEGGLYSNLFTAHPPFQIDANFGFCAAIAEMLVQSTIKDLYLLPALPRDKWSNGSIKGLKARGNVTISISWNEGDLHEFGLWVSKNTKLESSKNQISTKRVHYKGTTITAKMSYGQVYTFNKQLKCIKTTSMHSSHL; this is encoded by the exons ATGGAagaaaattataataaagaagaatggatCATGGTTAAACCAGTTTTAGATAAAGATATATGGAAACCAACAAAAAAGagtttattatatgaaaatgaaaagagaGAATTGAAAGTGGTGTTTAATGAAGAAGCTAAGTATTGGACTGATGCTGCTCCAATTGGTAATGGAAGACTTGGTGCTATGATTTGGGGTGGTGTTACTTCTGAAACTATTAATCTTAATG AGGATACACTATGGACCGGAACCCCTGGGAACTACACTGATCCAAATGCTCCAACTGCACTATCTGAGGTCAGAAAGCTCGTGGATGATGGAAAATATGCTGAAGCTACTAAAGCAGCCATCAAATTGTCTGGAGATCCTTCCGCT GTATACCAACTTTTGGGAGATATCAACCTAGAATTTGACAACAATCATATTGCATACGATGCAAAAACTTATCAAAGAGAGTTGGACGTAGATACTGCCACCTTGAAAGTCAAATACTCTGTAGGTGAAGTAGAATTTACAAGAGAACATTTTGCTTCATACCCTGATCAAGTTATCGGGATCAAGATTTCCACAAGCAAAGCTGGTTCATTATCCTTCACTGCATCTCTTGACAGCAAGCTACATCATCACACTTATGCAAAGGGTCAAAATCAGATTATCATGGAAGGCCTTTGTCCTGGTCGAAGGAAACCACCGACACTTTTTGGTGAAAATGAAGATAAACCTGAAGGAATAAAGTTTTCTGCAATACTTGATTTGCAAACTAGTGATGGCGCAGGCTCAGTTACTGTTTTGGATGAGAAGAAACTAAAGGTTGAGGGGTGTGACTGGGCTGTTTTGCTTTTGGCGGGATCATCTTCATTTGAAAACCCATTTACCAACCCTTCAGATTCAAAGCGGGAACCTACTTCTGAGTGTTTGAATACATTAAAGTTGTTGAAGGGTTTTTCATATTCAGAGATTTACAATCGTCATGTGGATGATTatcaaaagttatttaatcGTGTTTCACTTGAGCTTTCAAATAGCTCTAAGAGTACTGATGGACCATCTGTGGACATATCAACTGCACAGAGGGTTAAGTCTTTCAAAACAGATGAAGATCCTTCTTTGATCGAGCTTTTATTTCAATATGGACGATATTTGTTAATATCGTGCTCACGGCCTGGAACTCAACCAGCTAACTTGCAGGGCATTTGGAATGAAAAAGTTGAACCAGCATGGGA TGGTGCTCCTCACTTGAACATCAATCTTCAAATGAACTATTGGCCTTCACTTTCGTGCAACTTGCAAGAGTGCCAAGAGCCATTATTTGATTACCTTTCATCTCTAGCGATCAATGGAAGTAAAACTGCAAAA GTGAATTATGATGTCAGTGGTTGGGTCACACATCAAATCTCTGATCTTTGGGCCAAAACATCCCCGGATCATGGTGAAGCCGTGTGGGCTCTATGGCCGATGGGTGGAGCTTGGCTTTGTACTCATGTGTGGGaacattatacatatacaatgaACAAA gactttttatcaaataaagcatatccattgctagaaggaTGTGCTTCATTCCTTTTGGACTGGTTAATTGAAGGCCAAGGAGGTTACCTTGAAACAAATCCTTCAACGTCTCCCGAACATATGTTTATTGCTCCCAATGGTGAGCCGGCAAGTGTGAGCTACTCGACAACAATGGACATGGCGATCATTAAAGAAGTATTTAATGCCATTGTTTCTGCTGCAGAG GTTTTGGGAAAAAGTTCGAGCGATCTGATTCAAAGAGTTCTTAAGGCTCAACCGCGGATTCCCCCAACAAAGATTGCTCGGGATGGTTCCATTCTTGAATGG GCACAAGATTTTAAAGATCCAGAGGTGCATCACCGTCATGTTTCACACCTGTTTGGGCTTTACCCAGGGCACACGATAACCGTCGAGAAAAATCCAGATCTTTGTAAAGCAGCAGATTTCACTTTGGTTAAAAGAG GAGAGGAGGGTCCCGGATGGTCAACTACATGGAAAGCTGCTTTGTGGGCCCGACTTCACGATAGTGAACATGCATACCGAATGGTTAAACATTTGTTTGACTTGGTTGACCCTGATCAGGAAAGCAATTTTGAAGGAGGATTATACAGTAATCTGTTTACCGCACACCCTCCTTTCCAAATTGATGCGAACTTCGG ATTTTGTGCAGCAATAGCTGAGATGCTAGTCCAAAGCACTATCAAGGACCTATACTTGCTCCCTGCACTTCCTCGGGACAAATGGTCAAATGGCTCTATCAAAGGACTGAAGGCTCGTGGGAATGTAACAATTAGTATATCATGGAACGAAGGCGATCTTCATGAATTTGGTCTCTGGGTTTCTAAGAACACCAAATTAGAGAGCTCCAAGAATCAAATCTCTACAAAAAGAGTGCATTACAAGGGAACCACCATCACAGCTAAAATGTCATATGGGCAAGTTTACACGTTCAACAAGCAGCTAAAATGCATAAAGACAACATCTATGCATTCATCACATCTTTAG
- the LOC122601443 gene encoding uncharacterized protein LOC122601443 → MTGSSSISSSSDDYESNDYELINNVVTQMNVVFNPQAIGACLNVIFDEEENQSQEASSSSRPKLTRRFFHKGPTDASGRPDFNIFQKCTSAIRQLAYSFKADALDEYLQMAQDMGYQCLNAFCKCVIQLYRDEYLRKPTEADIERLTAKHAEVHGFPDRAPKVEFSVNGEQFQKGYYLADGIYPEWATLVKSFKCPLDPKTTKFKRYQEAARKDVERAFGVLQGRWQIIEQYAQPYSTNKIKRIMLCCVILHNMIVEDNEHAITEFKEELIANTRLPTRTWTERCSTQLRMYMELCDRRAHHQLRNALIEHVWNLPEHGCQR, encoded by the exons ATGACTGgttcatcatcaatatcatcctCTAGTGACGATTACGAATCAAACGATTACGAATTAATCAATAATGTTGTTACGCAAATGAATGTTGTTTTTAATCCCCAAGCCATAGGTGCGTGTCTTAACGTTATTTTTGACGAAGAAGAAAACCAAAGCCAAGAAGCCTCAAGTTCTTCAAGACCCAAGTTGACTAGAAGG TTCTTCCACAAAGGCCCGACAGATGCTAGTGGTCGTCCCGATTTCaacattttccagaaatgtaCTTCTGCCATTCGCCAGTTAGCGTATAGCTTTAAGGCTGATGCTTTAGATGAGTACTTGCAAATGGCTCAAGATATGGGCTACCAGTGTTTAAACGCTTTCTGCAAGTGTGTTATACAACTCTATCGTGACGAGTATTTGAGAAAGCCAACAGAAGCAGATATCGAACGGTTGACTGCTAAACATGCTGAGGTTCATGGGTTTCCGG ACAGGGCTCCTAAAGTAGAGTTTTCGGTTAATGGGGAGCAGTTTCAAAAGGGATACTACCTAGCGGATGGTATTTATCCAGAATGGGCTACTCTTGTTAAGTCATTCAAGTGCCCACTAGACCCAAAAACCACCAAGTTCAAAAGATACCAAGAagctgcaagaaaggatgtcgAGCGAGCATTTGGGGTTCTTCAAGGTCGTTGGCAGATCATTGAACAATATGCGCAGCCATACAGTACGAATAAGATAAAACGGATCATGTTATGTTGTGTGATTCTCCACAACATGATCGTTGAAGATAACGAGCACGCAATTACAGAGTTTAAAGAAGAGTTGATAGCTAATACTAGACTCCCAACTCGTACGTGGACTGAAAGGTGTTCGACGCAGCTTCGTATGTACATGGAGTTGTGTGATAGAAGGGCTCACCATCAACTCCGCAATGCCCTGATTGAACATGTTTGGAACCTTCCGGAACACGGTTGTCAACGTTGA